The following DNA comes from Thermoanaerobaculales bacterium.
CGAGGGGCGCGGCATCCTGCTCTACCTGCTCCAGGAGGGGCGGGGCATCGGGCTGTTCAACAAGCTGCGGGCCTACGAGCTCCAGGACCGGGGTGCGGACACGGTTGACGCGAACCTCCACCTCGGGTTCAAGGCCGACTCCCGCGACTATGGGACCGGCGCCCAGATTCTGCACGACCTCGGCGTTCGCCGCCTGCGGCTGATGACCAACAACCCCAAGAAGTACGCGGCGTTGCGAGGGTTCGGGCTCGAGATCGTGGAACGGGTGCCGCTGGAGATGCCTCCCACCGACGCCAACCGCAGCTACCTCGAGGCCAAGAAGAACAAGATGGGGCATCTGCTGAAGCTGGTCTAGGAGCTCGTACCGCAATGGCCTTCTCGGCGGACGTGGCTGACCGGAGTGTCGTCGGACGGCCACTGCCGCACCCGGAGCCATGAGCTATCCGCTTCCCGAGCTCGGCGAGCTCGCCGGCGCGCTGAGCTCCGGCCGGCGCCCGCTGGCGATCGGCGGGGTCACCCCCGGCGCGCGTGCCCTGGTGCTCGCCGCGCTCGCCCGCCGGGGGTTGGCGTCCCGGCGATCGCTGGTCGTCGTCCCGCATGTCGCCGAGGCCGCGGACCTCGCTGCCGGGCTGCGCCTGCTGGCGCCCGAGCTCGCGGTCGGCGTCGTGCCGGCCGAGGTCGCCTCGCCGTACCGGGGGACCGAGCCGCCGCTCGCCGCCCGCCTCGAGCTGGTGCGCCTGCTGCTCGAGCTCGCCGCCGGCGAGGTGGCGGTGGTGGTGGCGCCGGCCCGGGCCCTGCTGTCGCCGATCCCGCTTCCGGGCCGGCTCGCCGAGCGGACGATCCGGCTCCGGCGAGGCGACGCTGTCGACACCGCCGGCCTCGCCGCCAGGCTCGCCTCCGCCGGCTACCGGCGGGTCGACCTGGTCGAGGAGGCCGGCGAGTTCGCGGTGCGCGGGTTCGTCCTGGACGTGCACGCGGGCGATGACAGCGCGCTCCGGATCGAGCTCGACGACGTCGCGATCGAGCGCATCCAGGCCTTCGACCCGGCCACCCAGCGCAGCTTCGGGCGTGCGCTCGACGCCATCGACGTGGCGCCGCTCGACCCCTTCCCGGCCGGGCCGGAGCAGCTCGCCGCGGCGGCGGCGGCTGTCGACGGCGAGCATCCGGCGCTGGCCGGGATGATGCTGGAGGGTGCGGAGCGCCGGCTGTGGTGGGGCGCCCTCCACCTCGCCGGCCCCTGGACGACCTGGCTCGAGGTGGCCCAGGCCGTGCTGCTGTGCGACCGTGACGAGTCGCTGGGCGAGCTAGGGCGCTGGCGCAAGGTCCAGGAGCGCGAGTGGCGGGCGATGGTCGACCGCGACGTCGGCGTCCCCGAGCCGGAGCGGCTGCTGGCCGATCCCGAGCTGGTCCGCCAGCGGCTCGAGGCGGCGGAGCTCCGCATCGAGACCCTGGAGGTGGCGGACGGCTCGACCACCTGGTGGCGGCTGGCGACCCACCCGATGGAGAGCTTCGTCCGCCGGATCCCCGACCTCGTGCCGACGCTTCGCCACCGCCGGGCCCTCGACCTCGCGCAGGTGCTGGTGGTGGCCTCCGAGGGAGAGGTCAAGCGCTTCCGCAACCTGCTCGTCGACGGGGAGGTGGCGCCGGTGGAGCCGCCGCCGGGGCCGGGCGACGTCGCGATCGCCCTCGCCGACCTCGAGCGGGGCTTCCGCTGGGACGGCGGGCTCGCGGTCTACGGCCGGCGGGACCTCACGGCCGCGCCGTCGCCGCGGCGGCGCCGGACCGGGGTGGCCGCGTTCGTGTCCGACCTGCGCGACCTCCGCCCCGGCGACCTGGTCGTGCACATGGATCACGGCATCGGCCGGTTCACCGGCTTCCGCAGGATCGAGGTCGAGGGCCGGCTCCACGAGATGATGGTGCTCGCCTACCGCGACGACGACACGCTGCTGCTGCCGGTCGAGCGCGCCGACCTGATCCACAAGTACTCCTCCGGCGAGGGCGAGGGGGCCCCGGCGCTCGACCGCCTCGGCGGCTCGACCTGGCGCCGCCGGCGCTCGCGGGTCAAGCAGGCGGTTCGCGAGATGGCGGCCGAGATGCTGCGCCTCGCCGCGGCCCGGCGCGCCAGCCGCGGCCACGAGTTCTCGCCCGACTCGCCGTGGCAGCGCGAGTTCGAGGACGCCTTCGCCTACGAGCTGACCCCCGATCAGGAGCGGGCGGTGGAGGAGATCAAGGCCGACATGGAGTCGGCGCTGCCGATGGACCGCCTGCTGTGCGGCGACGTCGGCTACGGCAAGACCGAGGTCGCGATCCGGGCCGCCTTCAAGGCGGTGCTCGACGGCAAGCAGGTCGCGGTCCTCGCACCGACCACCATCCTCGCCGAGCAGCACCTCGACACCTTCCGCCAGCGCTTCGAGGGCTTCCCGGTCGAGACCAGGATGCTGTCCCGCTTCACCTCCCCGCAGGAGGCCAAGGAGACGCTGCAGCGGCTCGGCGAGGGCCAGATCGACCTGGTGATCGGCACTCACCGCCTGCTGAGCTCGGACGTCTCGTTCCGCGATCTCGGCCTGGTCATCCTCGACGAGGAGCAGCGCTTCGGGGTCGCCCAGAAGGAGCGCCTCAAGCGGTTGCGCACCGAGGTCGACGTGGTGGCGATGTCGGCGACGCCGATCCCCCGGACCCTGAACATGTCGCTGACCGGGCTGCGCGACATCTCGCTGATCGAGACGCCGCCGCGCGATCGGCAGGCGGTGGAGACCTCGGTGCTCGAGTTCTCCGAGGAGGTCGTCCGGGAGGCGGTCCTCTACGAGATGGAGCGCGGGGGCCAGGTCTTCTTCGTCCACAACCGGGTGCGCTCGATCGGCGCATTCGCCGACTGGCTGCGGCGCGCGGTGCCGGAGGCGCGGGTGGTGGTGGCGCACGGCCAGATGGCGGAGCGCGCCCTCGAGAGGGCGATGCGCGCCTTCCTCGGCGGCGAGGCCGACGTGCTCCTCGCCACCTCGATCATCGAGAACGGTCTCGACATCGCGAACGCCAACACCCTGCTCGTGAACCGGGCCGACCGCTTCGGGCTCGCTCAGCTCTACCAGCTGCGCGGCCGGGTCGGGCGGTCCGAGCGGCTCGCCTTCGCCTACTTCCTGGTCCCGCCCGGCCAGGCACTGTCGCCGACGGCGCGGGCCCGGCTCGCGGCGATCCAGGAGTTCTGCGAGCTCGGGGCCGGCTTCCGGATCGCCGCCCGCGACCTCGAGATCCGCGGCGCCGGCAACCTGCTCGGCGCCGAGCAGCACGGCTTCATGGAGGCGGTCGGCTTCGAGACCTACTGTCGCCTGCTCGAGGAGGCGGTCGCCGAGCTCGAGGGACGGGAGCTTCCGAGCCGGCGTGAGGTCGAGCTGCGGCTCGGGCTCGAGCTGCAGCTGCCGCCGTCGTACATCGGAGAGCCCTCGCTGCGGCTCTCGTTCTACAAGCGGCTGGCGGCGGTCACCGACGATGGGGCGCTGGCCGGTCTCCTCGACGAGGTCGTCGATCGCTACGGCCCGCCGCCGCAAGAGCTCGCCAACCTGCTCGCGGCCCAGCGCCTGCGGACCGCCGCCCAGCAGGCCGGCGTGGCTGCGGTCGTCCGCCGCGGCGGCGAGTGGCGGGTCCGGCTCGATCCGGCCGCGCCGGCGCCGGCGGAGCTCGCGGCGGTCGTGGGCCGGCGCGTGGGGTCGCGGGTGACGCCGGCGGGCGAGATCCTGCTGCCGGCCTCTGCCGACGAGTCGCTCCAGGGGGTGCAGTCGTTGCTCGAGGAGCTCGCGGCGGCGCGCTCGGGGGCCTGAGGGCGGCCGCGCTACCATCGGCGCAGTGAGCACCCCACGACGGCTCGACCTCGGCGCGGGCGTTGGCGTGACGCCGCTTCCCGACGCCAACCTGCTGGTGCGCAGCGCGCGGCTGCGCCTGCCGTGGTCGCCGCGCCGCGGGGCGGCCGCCGGCACCGCGGTGCTGGTCGACGGCACGCCGTTCGAGGCGGTGGAGCGCCAGCGCGCCGGCAGTGGCGAGGCGTGGACGCTGCGGCCGTGGCCCGAGGACGAGGCGATGCGGGTGGTCGTCACCCTCGACGAGGCGTGGGTTGCCGGCCTCGAGCGGGAGCGCGCCGACGACCGCGCCGCGCGGCGGCGCTGGTGGCTGCTGCCGGTGGTGCCGTTGCTCGGGCTCGCGCCGGCTTCCCTGCAGTCGTCGTGGGAGCTGCGCTGGGGCTTCCCCGCGACGACCGCGACCCTGCTGTCGGCGCTCGCCGAGCTGGCGCTGTCCACGCTCGGGGTCGTCCACACGCTGGCGGCCGCCCTCGGCGGTGGTGGCGCCGCCTCGGGCCCGCTGGCGTGGCTCGGGCTGGCGTCGCCGCTGCTCCTGGTCGAGTCGATCGTGCGGCTCAAGCACGTCTCGGCGGCCCACGAGCCGATCGGGTCGGTTGTCGGCCTGCCGCTGTCGCTGCTGGCGACCACCGGTCAGCCGGCCGCCAGCGTTGCCGCCCCCGAGGTCCGCTGCCTCGACCGCGAGGCCGACACGCTCGAGCTGCGGTCCGGGATCCACCGCGCCGACTGGTCGGCCCAGGGCGTGCTGTGGTACCGCGACCAGCCCTACCGGCTGGCGTCGGTCGGCCGCGAGGGGCGGGATTGGATCTACCTCTTCAGCCGTGCCGACGCCACGATCGACGGGCCGGCCCTGCGGCTGCTGCCGCCGGCGGACCGGCCGCTGCCGGTGGCGCGGGAGCGGCCACCGAGCCTCGTCCGCTCGACCATCGCCACCGCGCTCGCGTGCCTCGCGCCGCGCGACCTCCAGGAGGCGTGGGCGGGCCGGATCGCCGTCCGACCGGTGCTGCTGACGGTGCTCGGCGCCGGCGTGGAGTGCTGCGGGGCGCTCGTCAACCTCCATTCGGGCGCAGCTGACGGCTCGCCGGTCGCGCTTGCCGTGAACCTCATGGTGCTGGTGGAGGGGGCGGTCCGATTCGCACTGCTGATCGGCAGCGGCCGGCCGGCCGGCAGCCTGCTCGGCGTCGTGCTGCGCCGGCCCCTCGCCCGGCTCCTCGCTGCGAACCCCTCATCGCCGACCCCAAACCCCTAACCGCTCAGCTCCCGTGCTACGCTTCGCCGTCATGGACGAGGGTCGCCGGTTCACCACTGCCGCGATCGCGGCCGTGGGCGCGCTCGCCGCGCTCGGCTGCGCAGTCGACGAAGGCGTGGTGGCGACCGTCGGCGGCCGCGAGGTCGAGGTCGCAGCCATCCAGGCCTACGTGGCGGCGGCGACCGGGGTGTCCTGGCAGTCGGTGGACGACCGGGTCGCGTCACGGCTCCTCGACCAGTTCCTCGACCAGGAGGTGATGGCGGCGTCGGCCGGACCGTCCCGGTGGCGCGAGATCCCCGGGGAGCCGGCCGCACGGTCGTCGCAGGTGCGGTCGCTGGTGGCCGAGGTCTGCGGCCCATCGCCGACGCCCACCCCCGACGAGCTCGAGCGCGCGCTCGAGCAGCGGCTCGAGAAGATCAGCCCGGCGCGGGCCCGCGTGCGCCAGCTGCTGCTTCCGACCGCGCAGGACGCCGCGGCCGCGCAGGCTCGTCTCGCCGCAGGTGAGCCATTCATCGAGGTGTCGCGCCAGATGTCGAGGGCGGCCAACGCGGCGACCGGCGGCGAGCTCGGCGTGCTGTCCCGCGGAACCCTGCCGGACGAGCTCGACGAGGTCGTGTTCTCGCTCGCCGAGGGCGAGGTGTCGGCGGCGGTGGAGTCGCCGGCGGGGTACCACGTGTTCCAGGTGTTGGAGGTCGTGCCCGAGGGCCCGGTCAGTCGCCGGGAGCTCGAGTCGACGGTGCGGCGCGAGCTCGTCGACGAGCTCGCCCGCGTTCACGCGCGCCGCTGCATCGGCGACCGCGCCGCCCGGGTCGGCGTCGCGGTGCGCGCGCAGAACCTGTGGTTTCACTACGAGGGCCGGTACGGTGCTTCATCCAACGCTTCGTAGCCTGTCCGCCGCCGCCTTCGCCGCGGCGATCGGCGTCGCCTCGGTCGCGTGGTGCGGCGATCGCGAGCTGGTGGAGGCGATCCTGGTGCGGGTCAACGACCGCATCGTGACGGTCTCCGACTTCCGCGAGCGGCTCACCGCAGAGCTGTCGCAGCTGCCATCGCCGCCCGAGGGCGCGGCTCGCGAGCGCTTCGCGCGCGAGCTCTTCACCACCGTGGTCGACGAGCTGATCCTGCTCGAGCGGGCGCGCGAGAAGAAGCTGACGATCGACGACGAGATGGTCGACAAGGCGATCGGCGAGCTGCGCGAGCAGAACCAGCTCCAGGACGACGCGGCCTTCAAGGCGGCCCTCGCCAGCGCGGGGCTCACCGAGCAGGCGCTGCGCGAGCGTTACCGGCACAACATGCTGCTGCAGCGGGCGGTGCAGAGCGAGATCAAGCCGACCGAGATCACCGAGGAGGAGATCCGCCAGCGCTACGAGGCGGACAAGGAGCAGTTCCGGGTGCCAGCGAAGGCGGAGCTCGAGCAGGTCTTCCTGCCGGTCGCGGCCGACGGCTCGGATCGCCGCCAGGTGATGAGGACGGCGCAGGGGCTGGTGGAGCGGGTCCGCGGCGGCGCCGACCTGCGGGCCGAGGCGACGCTCGCCGGCGGAGAGGTCCAGGAGCTCGGCGCGATCCCGGTCGCCGACATGCGCGAGGACCTGCAGCGGGTCCTCGAGCCGCTCGCCGACAATGGGCTGACCGATCCGCTCGAGACCCCGGGCGGCGTGCAGATCGTCCGGCTCGTGCGGCGGATTCCGGCCGGGTACCAGCCCTTCGAAGAGGTCGAGGAGTCGATCCGTCGGCAGCTGTCGCAGGGCGCGTACCAGGATCAGACCAAAGGCATGGTCGACCGCCTCAAGGGCGAGTACCTGGTCGAGATCCACGAAGACCGGCTCGAGATGATCATCGCGCAGCTGCGCGGCGCGTGACGCCGGCGCGGGCTCGCGCCCGCGCCGCCGCGAGGGTAGGACGATGACGACCGCATCCGACCGACGCTGGGTGAGGGACCTCAAGGCGGCGACTGACGTCGACGAGGTCTACGTGGTGCGCAGCAAGGACGTCCGCCAGCGCCGCGGCGGAGGCCCCTATCTCGCCCTGACCCTCGGCGACCGGACCGGAGAGGTGACCGGGCTGGTCTGGGAGAACGTCGAGCGGATCGGCAAGCTCTGCGAGGTCGGCCAGGTGCTGCGGGTCCACGGCCAGGTGCAGCGCTACAACCAGCGGCTGCAGGTCGTGGTGCGGGGCGTCGAGCCGTTGGCGGCCGGCGAGATCGACCCGGCGCTCTTCGTGCGATCCTCCGAGGTGGATCCTGACATCCTCTGGCAGCAGCTGATGGCCCTGGTCGAGGAGGTCGCCGATCCACACCTCAAGCAGCTGCTGTTCAGGGTCTTCGCAGACCCGGAGGTGGCGCGACGCTACCGGGCCGCTCCGGCGGCGCGCGGCATGCATCACGCCTTCCGCTCCGGGCTGCTCGAGCACACGATCTCGATGACGACCACGGCGCGGGCGCTCGCCCGTCACTACCGGCTGCACGAGGACATGGTGGTCGCCGGGGCGCTGCTGCACGACCTCGGCAAGATCTGGGAGCTCACCATCGATCCGTCGATCGAGTACACCGACGATGGCCGGCTGCTCGGGCACCTGGCGATGGAGGTGCTGCACGTCGACCGCACCATCGCGGAGCTGCCCTCGTTCCCCGCGGAGCACCGCCGCCACCTGCTGCACATCCTGCTCTCGCACCACGGGGAGTACGAGTTCGGGTCGCCCCGCCGTCCCAAGACGCCGGAGGCGCTGCTCGTGCACATGGCCGACAACCTGGACTCGAAGATGGCGGGCATGCTCGAGGCGATCGGAGCGGGAGGGGACGACGAGGACGCCTGGTCGGAGTTCTCACGCATCCTCGACCGGTACGTCTACCGCCGCCGGCCGCCGGCGCCGGACAACGGCTCGTCCGGCTCCTGATCCGGCGCCCCCATCGCCGGGCCGTCCGCCCGTTCCCGTACCCGTTCCCGCTTCCGCTTCCGCGCCCGCTTCCGAGGAAGTGACCGGTGAGAGGTGATACGGCCCCCCCAGCCCGTGCCCCTGCTCGTCACGCCGGAGCCGAAGGCCGCGCCGGATTCCCGCCTGTCACGGCGTAGCCGAAGGCGAAGCCGGATTCCCGACCGGCGATCAGGCCTTCGGCCGCAGCCCCCTGATCGCCGCCTCGACCTCGCCCGGTTCCGGGAAGCGCCCGAGGGTGCGCTTGGAGAACACCAGTTCGCCGTCGACCGTGACGTCGAAGACGCCGCCGCTGCCGCGGATCAGCTCGGCCTGCGCGCCGAGCTCTTTCTGAAGGTCGGCCGCCAGCCCGGCGGCCCGCGGGAGGTAGTTTCAGGACCCGCAGTACTCGATGGTGATGCGCATGCTCCCCTCCACTTCGATCCAGACAACAGCGGACGGCGCCGATCCGTTCCCCGTCACGCGCGCCGCCGGTGGACATCGCAGGTGCTTTCTCATCATGGACTTGTGGCACACGGCCGAGGTGGGGTGCTACGATCGGGGCGGCGGTCCCAACGCCGATGCTCGGAGGTCCGTACACTCGATGGAGACAGGTGATGACGCCGGGAAAGCTGTGCGTCCTTCCCGCGGCGGGAGAGGACCGGACTGCGGCTGCGATGGATGACCGCGAGGCGGTGCGTGCCGCGAGGGCCGGCGACGACGACGCGTTCGCTGCGCTGGTCCGGCGCTACTCGGGCGGTCTCCACCGGGCGATCGCCAGGATCCTCGCCGACGATGCCGAGGCCTGGGACGTGGTCCAGATGGCCTTCGTGCGCGCCTGGCAGGGCCTCGACCGCTACGACGAGCGATGGAGCTTCTCCACCTGGCTGTACCGCATCGGCACCAACCTCGCGATCGACCTGCTCCGCTCGCGGACCAGCCGCGAGAAGGCCCACCGGGCGGGCGCCGAGCACCGTTTCCGGGTCGTCGGTGAGATGCCTCCGGCCTCGGAGCTCGCCGACCATCGCGAGGTCGACCGCCTGTTCGACGAGCTGGTGGGCTGCTTGACACCGCAGCAGCGCAGCGCCTTCGTGCTGCGCGAGCTGCAGGGGCTCGACACCGCCGACGTCGCCAAGGCGCTCGGGTGCACGACGACGACGGTGCGCAACCACGTGTTCCAGGCACGCAAGCTCCTGCGCGAGGAGCTGGCCCGCAGGTTCCCGGAGTACCTGCCGCCGTCACGGAGAGCTTGATATGCGCTGCACCGACATCCCCGATCTGCTCGACGCCTACCTGGCGGACACCCTGGATGAGCCCCGCCGCAACGCGGTGCGCGGCCATCTGAGGGCATGCGAGCGCTGCCGGGCGGCGGCGGTCGACGCCGACCCGAGCCTGCTGTTCGTCGCCGCGGCGCCGGGCCCGCCCGACCCGGTCCGCGTCGAGGACACGGCCCGAGCGGTGATCGCCCAGGTCCGCCAGCAGCGGATGCAGCGGCGGCTCGGCCACCGCCGGCCCTGGCTGGCGGCCGCTGCCGCGGTGGTGCTGTCGCTGGTCACGGTCGCCGGATGGCGGCTGCTGGCGCCCGGCAGCGGCCCCGACGACGCGGGCCCGGACGCCGCCCGGGTGGCCGAGACTCCCAGCCCGCCGCCCCGGATCGAGGTCGACATGGCCGGCGAAGGGGTCCGCGTCTACCAGTACGCAGACCAGCAGGACTCGGACACGGCAGTCACCTTCATCGTCAACCCCGAGCTGGAGCTGTGATCCATGGCCCGCCACCTGACAGTGCTGATGGTGCTTCTCTCGCTGGCCGCCGGGGCGCCGGCCCTGTGGGCGAGCGAGCCGACCACGGTCCGGGTCTTCCAGGTCCGCCACTGCGCGGTCACCGAGGTGGCGGCTGCCGTGCAGAAGCTCTTGACCGAGGACGGAAGCCTCACCGTCCACCCGCGCCAGTCGCGGATCACGGTCCAGGATCGTCCCGAGGTCGTGGCCGCCGCCGCCGAGATGATCGCGAAGATGGACCGCTCGCCGGACCGCTACCTGATCGAGGTGGTGCTGCTGCAGGGCGTGGCCCAGGAGCTCCCTCCCGGCCAGCAGGCGCCGGTCGACGCGCGGCTGAAGCGGATGTTCCCGTTCGTCGCCTACCGCCGCATCGGTGCCACGAGCTTCGACGGCGTCATGGGCGACCCGGCGTCCGCCGACCTCGGCGAGGGCCACCGAGTGTCCTTCCTGGCGAGCTCGCTGGGGATCAGCGACGACACCCCCTGGGGCATCCCCGACACCGCCAACCGGGTCCACCTGCAGTGGCTGACCCTGCATCGGCTCACGACCGATCGGACGGGCAAGCAGCGGTCGGTGGAGATCCTGAGAACGAGCGTGTTCCTGTCCGAGAAGCAGGAGGTGTTCATCGGCGCCGGCGCGTCCGAGGACTCGAGCCAGGGCCTGGTGCTGATCCTCCAGGCGCACGAGATCGGGGGCGACTAGTTGCCCGAGTTCCTCTGTCGGATCGGCTCCCCGGACGGCTCGGTGCTCGAGCTGCGACGGGTCGCCGTGTCGATGGAGGCTGTGCAGCGGGAGCTGGAGAGCGAGGGCTTCCACGTCTTCAGCGTCGGCCGCGCCAGGTCCCGGCTCCGCGTGCCGCTGGTGTCGCGGGCCGAGAAGGTCCCGTCGCAGGACTTCCTGCTCTTCA
Coding sequences within:
- the mfd gene encoding transcription-repair coupling factor, producing MSYPLPELGELAGALSSGRRPLAIGGVTPGARALVLAALARRGLASRRSLVVVPHVAEAADLAAGLRLLAPELAVGVVPAEVASPYRGTEPPLAARLELVRLLLELAAGEVAVVVAPARALLSPIPLPGRLAERTIRLRRGDAVDTAGLAARLASAGYRRVDLVEEAGEFAVRGFVLDVHAGDDSALRIELDDVAIERIQAFDPATQRSFGRALDAIDVAPLDPFPAGPEQLAAAAAAVDGEHPALAGMMLEGAERRLWWGALHLAGPWTTWLEVAQAVLLCDRDESLGELGRWRKVQEREWRAMVDRDVGVPEPERLLADPELVRQRLEAAELRIETLEVADGSTTWWRLATHPMESFVRRIPDLVPTLRHRRALDLAQVLVVASEGEVKRFRNLLVDGEVAPVEPPPGPGDVAIALADLERGFRWDGGLAVYGRRDLTAAPSPRRRRTGVAAFVSDLRDLRPGDLVVHMDHGIGRFTGFRRIEVEGRLHEMMVLAYRDDDTLLLPVERADLIHKYSSGEGEGAPALDRLGGSTWRRRRSRVKQAVREMAAEMLRLAAARRASRGHEFSPDSPWQREFEDAFAYELTPDQERAVEEIKADMESALPMDRLLCGDVGYGKTEVAIRAAFKAVLDGKQVAVLAPTTILAEQHLDTFRQRFEGFPVETRMLSRFTSPQEAKETLQRLGEGQIDLVIGTHRLLSSDVSFRDLGLVILDEEQRFGVAQKERLKRLRTEVDVVAMSATPIPRTLNMSLTGLRDISLIETPPRDRQAVETSVLEFSEEVVREAVLYEMERGGQVFFVHNRVRSIGAFADWLRRAVPEARVVVAHGQMAERALERAMRAFLGGEADVLLATSIIENGLDIANANTLLVNRADRFGLAQLYQLRGRVGRSERLAFAYFLVPPGQALSPTARARLAAIQEFCELGAGFRIAARDLEIRGAGNLLGAEQHGFMEAVGFETYCRLLEEAVAELEGRELPSRREVELRLGLELQLPPSYIGEPSLRLSFYKRLAAVTDDGALAGLLDEVVDRYGPPPQELANLLAAQRLRTAAQQAGVAAVVRRGGEWRVRLDPAAPAPAELAAVVGRRVGSRVTPAGEILLPASADESLQGVQSLLEELAAARSGA
- a CDS encoding peptidylprolyl isomerase — protein: MDEGRRFTTAAIAAVGALAALGCAVDEGVVATVGGREVEVAAIQAYVAAATGVSWQSVDDRVASRLLDQFLDQEVMAASAGPSRWREIPGEPAARSSQVRSLVAEVCGPSPTPTPDELERALEQRLEKISPARARVRQLLLPTAQDAAAAQARLAAGEPFIEVSRQMSRAANAATGGELGVLSRGTLPDELDEVVFSLAEGEVSAAVESPAGYHVFQVLEVVPEGPVSRRELESTVRRELVDELARVHARRCIGDRAARVGVAVRAQNLWFHYEGRYGASSNAS
- a CDS encoding SurA N-terminal domain-containing protein; amino-acid sequence: MLHPTLRSLSAAAFAAAIGVASVAWCGDRELVEAILVRVNDRIVTVSDFRERLTAELSQLPSPPEGAARERFARELFTTVVDELILLERAREKKLTIDDEMVDKAIGELREQNQLQDDAAFKAALASAGLTEQALRERYRHNMLLQRAVQSEIKPTEITEEEIRQRYEADKEQFRVPAKAELEQVFLPVAADGSDRRQVMRTAQGLVERVRGGADLRAEATLAGGEVQELGAIPVADMREDLQRVLEPLADNGLTDPLETPGGVQIVRLVRRIPAGYQPFEEVEESIRRQLSQGAYQDQTKGMVDRLKGEYLVEIHEDRLEMIIAQLRGA
- a CDS encoding OB-fold nucleic acid binding domain-containing protein; protein product: MTTASDRRWVRDLKAATDVDEVYVVRSKDVRQRRGGGPYLALTLGDRTGEVTGLVWENVERIGKLCEVGQVLRVHGQVQRYNQRLQVVVRGVEPLAAGEIDPALFVRSSEVDPDILWQQLMALVEEVADPHLKQLLFRVFADPEVARRYRAAPAARGMHHAFRSGLLEHTISMTTTARALARHYRLHEDMVVAGALLHDLGKIWELTIDPSIEYTDDGRLLGHLAMEVLHVDRTIAELPSFPAEHRRHLLHILLSHHGEYEFGSPRRPKTPEALLVHMADNLDSKMAGMLEAIGAGGDDEDAWSEFSRILDRYVYRRRPPAPDNGSSGS
- a CDS encoding SelT/SelW/SelH family (seleno)protein, which translates into the protein MRITIEYCGSUNYLPRAAGLAADLQKELGAQAELIRGSGGVFDVTVDGELVFSKRTLGRFPEPGEVEAAIRGLRPKA
- a CDS encoding sigma-70 family RNA polymerase sigma factor translates to MTPGKLCVLPAAGEDRTAAAMDDREAVRAARAGDDDAFAALVRRYSGGLHRAIARILADDAEAWDVVQMAFVRAWQGLDRYDERWSFSTWLYRIGTNLAIDLLRSRTSREKAHRAGAEHRFRVVGEMPPASELADHREVDRLFDELVGCLTPQQRSAFVLRELQGLDTADVAKALGCTTTTVRNHVFQARKLLREELARRFPEYLPPSRRA
- a CDS encoding zf-HC2 domain-containing protein; protein product: MRCTDIPDLLDAYLADTLDEPRRNAVRGHLRACERCRAAAVDADPSLLFVAAAPGPPDPVRVEDTARAVIAQVRQQRMQRRLGHRRPWLAAAAAVVLSLVTVAGWRLLAPGSGPDDAGPDAARVAETPSPPPRIEVDMAGEGVRVYQYADQQDSDTAVTFIVNPELEL
- a CDS encoding secretin N-terminal domain-containing protein, with the protein product MARHLTVLMVLLSLAAGAPALWASEPTTVRVFQVRHCAVTEVAAAVQKLLTEDGSLTVHPRQSRITVQDRPEVVAAAAEMIAKMDRSPDRYLIEVVLLQGVAQELPPGQQAPVDARLKRMFPFVAYRRIGATSFDGVMGDPASADLGEGHRVSFLASSLGISDDTPWGIPDTANRVHLQWLTLHRLTTDRTGKQRSVEILRTSVFLSEKQEVFIGAGASEDSSQGLVLILQAHEIGGD